The Manihot esculenta cultivar AM560-2 chromosome 17, M.esculenta_v8, whole genome shotgun sequence genome contains the following window.
agattttgtaacgactgtaagcagttgacaaggtcactatcaagggcaggtattcccatgcaggatggatgatctattgggacagctagtagaggttgtttgttttccaagatagatctgaaatccgggtactacctgtgagagttagagttagttttgggttagcagtgagaagaagccagttggttaagatgaagagaagagtaaggatcagagtagcgcagtggaagcgttGAACTCCAAAAGAAGGTTGGGTACTGCTAAGGTGTCTTTTTGGGAAGGGTGATTCTCTTTGGAGAAAATCTATTTGGATTTCCGTGTTCCtatgttatggaagttcgtgtcaggtcCTAGTAGGGTTCTTAacgaaccagaggtggagatcgcaggaggtctcacctatgttgagtagctagtgcggatcatggacacacAAGTCAAGAAGCTAAGGAACCAGGAAATCCTAATGGTGAAGGGCTTTTGGAAATCACCCCTGGACAGTAGTGAGTGTCtggaagacccgggagttcttactccagtaGTATCCgtgtgtctctctttggagagaggttttaggttttgcttgcttgtttgcttgcatgTTCATGTATGAGTAATGCTATGTTTCTaagaatgcctgtttgtttggtgaacattcggggacgaatgttcttaaaggggggaagaatgtaatacccggctagattccggcatcggaatccctacctccggcggaatctccattggaatctggaatttctgaagatgccagaggcgtcTAGAGGGGTaacatgtgttttctaaaatgtttttactgatttcatggttttaaatgaaaatgaattgagttttgaaaagaaaagaccaaggaggcatttgccaggttcggccgccgaaagtgaagttcggccgccgaacatgggaaggcttcgggagcgcttttggcctccgaaagtcttgtttgaacgagccaaggttcggccgccgaaagtcaagttcggccgccgaacatgcatgagtttagggggcacgttaggctgccgaaggtctttgaccaggccacctataaaggtccctcagatcggaaatgggcgagttttctccccattctcgagctcaggtgagtttttgccctcttttggttgttttcatgatttctctacccatccctcaagtttttcatgagttctacccttgtgtttgaagatttgaagcttAAGTAGGAGTtatgggagcttggagcttttggagcttggattctccacacctccgagttagggatcgcaccacccctcgatcttcaagaggtaagtgtagatccttgctctccttgtgttttaatgaggttctatgaagttttaatggtagagtatgggtagatatgcatgttaggatttatgtgggttttatgcccaatgtatgttatgttgtaacgacccgaaaatcaggccgccaccggcgctaggatccagatcggcttaaggccgccgggacccgtagcaagccaaattggaacaattggtactcactctcaccagactattcccttaaagtgggaggtcaagggttcgagcagtgggggaggcgacctaatttccaaagggaaatttgggccaaatccacttggggtaagatgggccgtaggtgctctcccgagggacaaatcctgcccggatccCGTGAGGGTGAGGGGATGTTAAGACAGTGCCGGTCACGGAGgatggccgggctgttacatatgtgatgctcatgtatgtttatatgatgttatgttgcatgtttaggctaggttatgcatgtgggagagtgtatgcatgattgggaaagagtatgtgaggatttggttgttttgatggttttggcctatgtgggtcataagctatctatgtatgttttgatgttgtttttggagtttaatcaagctattaagctcctttgtgcatggttaagggtttatgcatgttttggtaaggttgggtgcttgttttggggtgtttggaaggtttgggaggcttaaatgcatgagaagctgagttctgcccttttgggaagaactcaggttcggccgccgaaggtggtttcggccgccgaacctgcctttggatgcatggtttggccgcctaaccttgcccccgaaagctgagttttggcttgaaagcagactttcggcggccgaagcaaggattcggccgccgaaagtgcctgacttttgtctctggagtgggactttcggccgccgaaggtgccgccgaaagtgccctgtccagccttttcaaggttgttttctatgcatgtttaagtgatgttttaaggggtttttgggtagttgtttatgagtggttagaatgtgtttggtacctcattcgagtccacctgtgtaggaccggacccgagggaccgaggaggccatcagtgttagcagttgcagagtcagttcagcgtctgccagaggtgagtagaactaaacttaatcttttattttacgaaatcaaatgcctaaagcatgttcacgcatcatgtttatatgtaataggttgattgcactagttacacgaatatgacgcattgcattatttattgtggatgtggatggaccaaggcgaccccaatagcccatgttatgtatgaaagacCTGGGTAAGTCCCCTCGTGGGCCaggcactatgttatgtatgaaagacCTGGGTAAGTCCCTTCATGGGCCATGCACTatgcagagggagttttggtggtcatgtccgtccgttatgtgaaatgtttgtgctgtgacgcatttcataaaagcatgtaatgaatgaactgttttccttgtttctactcactgggctttttagctcacccctctcccctaaccccagtgttgcaggtttgaggttgatcgggaagtctcaagagtaaaggttctgcttatgtaatagtattagcttagtacttttagtgtggacatgtatattgataatgatttgtaagagagtgtaatgtaaagttaagtggagttatgtttatggtttagtactgtgcttggccctgagacttggttagtccctgtttaatacatgatgtatgttaacTAGACAATGACACTACTGGTTTATGCCTTTAATGCATTTATTGATTTAATAAGCATGCTTCCTTTGGGACAATTAATCAATAGATTATTCAAaggttctttcttttttatccgTTCATCCATTGGGTATTAATATATATCCATAATCCTTAAGATTTAAGAGGATTGTTTGTGGTTCCAATCTATTGAGAATTAAATGAGCTCTAACCCCATAATAAATTAGAAGTTTTATTTCCCTCCTATAATGGACGTTTATGAAATTTTGTTTATAAGTATTCGGtgcttataaattatttaaaatttataaatttttaaaattttaaataattataattgatatatttaataataagtagcttcaaagtatatttattattaaaattattaaattactaaaaaagatattacataacatacgtagtgaaattataaaattaaatgagccaatatgataatttatttaattaaagcaacttataaattagtttttataagtattaaaataaaaactgttTACACtcaacttatttttttttatcttaaaagctgaatttattttcttttatcttaaAAGCTGAATTTATAAGCCGCTGAATATTATAAATAGATAAGTGAACTTGTTTTTAAAACTTAACGATACTTTTGACCCATTTACAAGTTAAGACAAATCCCACTAAATAAAAAAGATTAATGTTTTAATCCAACTCaccaacccaaaaaaaaaaaaaaaaaaaaaggttaagaTGCGCCCCATTTGGATTCGGATCCTATTGGCTATTGCATTTGCATAGACCCGTTTCAAACCATCGGCCCGTTTTACCATTACGAAATGTCTTTAAAGGCCAAGGTAAGAAACCCTAGGCTCTCTCGTTAGATACCTCTTCAGTTGCCGCTGCTTCTTTTTGCTCCACAATCAGAGTTCCTTCAACCTAACTACCATGGTacttcatctctctctctctctctctctctacgcTTAGTAATATCTTGATCCATCTTTATTTGCTGGTTTTCTGTTTGTTTCCTTGTAAAACGGTTTTGCGTATATGTATGCCTATTCCCGCTGGGAGAAGAATTTTTGATTTCCAAAAATGTAAATGTGCATCTAATCATGAATCAATTATAATACTTTTCTCTCTTGTTAGGTTTTACCTATTTTTGTGAAGACTGAGTCATATCAATTCACTTCCAGTAATGAAGGGTTTGTTTTGATTTAGGAACAAACTCTGTTTCTCAAATACCCAACATGATCTGTTATTCTTCTAAGCTATATATAATAGCTGGTGATCGCCAATGGATACGTAACTGGattcttttcaaaatatttttggatTAAGTGTTTGGAGATTTTCTTAAAAGGAAGATAAGAAATGAAAACCTTCTAACAACCAAGTTGATGGGCTAAAAAATATGGTGGTTTCCTAGTTTTTGAAACTTTCAAAACCTTACCTTTCTAATAAACATTGCTCCCAAACAGACTTATTACTTTACGAAACAATATATTTCCTCCAAAATCTGTCTCCCAAACAGGGGTCTATGCACGGTGGTGGATGGTTATGGAATTGAATTATAGTGATGTAGATTTTTGGGGCTTGGCTATGTTTTACATTCTTTATGAGTTTCATCTTAGTTTTGAGGTCATGCCAGATTTATTTATGTGTCCAGGTTATATTCTGCAAATGCTATATGTTTAATTTCCTAGTTGTAAAATTAAGTTTTGGTTTTGAAGTCAAATGTGTTGACTTTTGAAGGAATTGCTTTCTCTATTAATCTTTGGGTTATCCAGGTAAAtattggtttcaagaggtagaCGAGATTAACTCTGAATGATGAGAACGTGAATTAAGCTACAACATTGTAGCAGCCTGATTGCTTGGGATTATTATGGGTCTCTAAAATTATTGTAGCAAATTTAAGTGGATAATGTATGTGGATACCTAAAAGTTACTATAGCAAGGCCTTCATACAATTGGGCCTTTGTGTGACTAATGGATGAGTTCTTGTGTCACATTAGCCTTGCCTATTGTTAGTATTCTTTTACCTTGCTCCAGCAATTTTATTGCATGTTTTCTTTACTCACCAGACATTATGGATTTGAGGATCTTAACTTTGCTGCTGTTATGATCTGTATGGTTCCATGCTTTGCCCTTGGAAGAAGCATTTTTGAAttgatacatatatatatatattttttaatttgatgtgATACAGACCAAGCGAACAAAGAAGGCTGGTATTGTTGGGAAGTATGGTAAGTGAAAATTAACCAAGTTGGACTCTTGCAATTTTCTCAGAAGTTATGTCGATGCTTTGTTAAATTGTTAGATTTTCTTGCTCGTACAGGATTCTAAATGAATAACTGCTCACACCCTTCATAATATGACATTTTGACCTCTGTAGTTAGATTTGCCAGATCTTTAGTTTTTATGAGACTAAGATAGTAATCTTATCCTATCATAACTATACAGTTAGTTATACAAAGAGATTAATGTGCTTGAGTTGTCTGAAGCTGTTAATGTAAATGGTGCAACAGTGATTTTGTTGTGTCCTCTAGTTATATTCTACTTGGCCTTGCTATTATGAGAACTTAAGTAATCAAAACCAGAGTGCTGCTAACAATGGCATTGGATATAAAGGATGTTAGTTTACTTAAGTTGTCTTCAACATCAATGAAGTTATTGTTACTTATCAATGAAGTTATTGTTACTTATCAATGAAGTTATTGTTACTTATCAATGAAGTTATTGTTACTTATCAATGAAGTTATTGTTACTTAAGATGAGTTAATTGAAGCTAGTAATGAGTAAATGCTGCAACATTGAATTTTGTTTTATGATTTTGGATCTCTGAGGAATGATACTGTTAGAGTGCTAAAATGCTTAGATTCAAAGTCGTGGTTATTGGACtgaaaattttctattatttttaatgcAGGCACCAGATATGGTGCTAGTTTGCGTAAGCAGATTAAGAAGATGGAGGTTAGTCAACACAGCAAATTTTTCTGTGAATTCTGTGGGAAGGTAAGCCATTTGAATCATGCATTATTCTTGGTCTTGTTTGTGTTACACTCGCTTTAAAGAGtttgaatattggcacttgcctGAGTTCCATGTTGCTTTTTGCTATCTTCTGCACTTCTGCAGTATGCTGTGAAGAGGAAGGCTGTGGGAATTTGGGGCTGCAAGGACTGTGGTAAAGTCAAAGCAGGCGGTGCTTACACTTTGAAGTAAAGACCCTCTTCATTGACACTGCTTTTGTTTGTTATAATGCTTTGCcccttttttctttaaaaaaaaaatctttaatttggaaaaataaaaaaattccccTCCAAGACATTAACCaactgttttttaattttaattttgacttTTATGTGACAGCACTGCAAGTGCTGTGACTGTGAGGAGCACAATTAGAAGGCTGAGGGAACAAACCGAGAGCTAAGCTGCTATTGTCAAGGCCTCTACTTCTGTGTCTTTAGGAGATGTCTGCAGTTTGTTTTAGGGATAGAAGGCTACTTGAAAATGCTGTGGAgttaaaatttacatttttgaTGAGTTGATGTTCAACTTACTAGTCCGCTATGTGGTTTTGGTCATTTTTGTTGGCATTAAAATATCTTCCGTTACCTTTTGAACTCTATCATTTGCTATCTGATTATTTATTTGAACTTGTGTTTCGTTAAAAATATTTGCGGTTGTTTCAttcggtcaaaaataatctttttggttatcaacaattttacaactgtagatagtggcaaaaggattgaattcacagggaattgatacttatctatttttcttatcaagactaattaaataaattgaaagtaaaataaaggagagttttgagattgatgaattaaactactgaaaataataaagtaaagtaaataattaaaataaagaaattcaaatatgagaaaagttctTGTTGAATAATTGGATTTACTTtaattgttgggattgatcattgacacttaaatttttttgtttgatttaataaattagttatggaggtggaagatgtTTCTCACCACCGTATCTCtttttaagcataaattaattagagaacgtcctTTAACTAATCACTAATTAATAAGTTGTCTTttaactaatcactaatcaataagttgtCAAGTAacgtccgtaattgcttgaattgcattaagaaatagagagatctaattctaaTGCATGGTGATGTTGTTAACCATGCAATTTCTTTAGTTTTTATACCAAGAGTTACCtgtatttaaataattcaagtaattacggacttaaaactatccaaactaacaaattattactttgcaatcaagaatcaattagttctattgatctaaaccacaaagcaataatggaattaagtatgaaattgcataaatattgaaaaataaaaagataaacaaGGTATGTTGAGAGTTTCGAGATATGAGGAAGATTGTATGAaagtattatattatttttttgactGGCCAATTGTGTTTATCTATGGATAGATCAAAATTATGgacataaaagaaaataattgagattATATGGATATGCAATGCGATAAATAATTTGAAGTATTGCATACTGTAACTACTATGAATTTCACCATTCGAGCGGTTATATTGTCCTaacaaatatataatatttaagctCTCAAAGTATACATAGGTTAGATAGTCTATttgttaagtatgaaaattacaaTGTACATATTATCATGCCCTATCATGGGTGAGtgagagaagaaagaaaataaacaccCAGATAGAGCTAAAAATAAAAAGCTCGAAATAAGATTCTTCATCTTATTTATAATAGCtcagttttatttttgttgtatataaattaaataaaaaaatttaaaattcaaatatttggtAGTTATATGGCAGAAGGCCATGTAATTGCCCTTAGGTGAATGGTGCCctccttttctcttatccagGTTGTGAACTAAGAGGAGTTCTCCCTCTACTCTAAAAAAAATGCTCgctcttccctctataaaaatatttttcctgcTCTCCTTCTAAAAAAGTTGTCAATTATCAAGAAAGTTTGATGAGAAAACAAAaagtttattttcaattttttctagTTGACTTTTTTTATAGATGTCGAGCTACCTCCTGTGTTCTAGTGGAATAAAAGAGTGTCGATCGTGGAATTTGAAGATATCTAGGTACTTGAGTTCTTGTGAAATACACTACAGTTTTAGGTAACCCTTAGACTGTGAATTATATGCATGGTTCGTTATACTTGATTATGCATGAGCTATGTGATACAAGGTGAACCGGTGTGTTGTTTAATTATTTCGATATTGAAAAATTTATGGATTTTCCAACAAGTAGAAATTCAAGcatcaaatttataaatttgtgtttctaaagtaaaatttttagtataatttaCAAGTAAGTCTCCAAATTTGATAAAAGTCTCCAAATTTGATAAAACTCATATATCAGTAGAGATGTAATTGAACTAAGTTAAGTTTTGAGAAGCTTATGATtgattagaaaaagaaaattgatagCTCGAGCTATACTTGAGTCTCATATGCAAGATCAAGCTCCatcatgaaaaaattattaaattcgaGCTCGATTCAAGCTTGATTCATaaccaaaaacaaaaaataaaagtctTCATTCTACTTCCATTGGTTCAAGGCAAATGGTTTAATTCACAAAATaaccttaaaaaaataaatcaaacgaGATGGTACAGATGCTTTTTACAATATaccattatatttatttaatgccTAAAATTATGAAACTTCACTTAAGAATGATAGTGCAAAGATGCAAATATATAACCATCTCAGATAATGCATTGTAAAAAGCCTTAGGAGttctaatatttttctaatctaGCTTCCGAGCTGAATATATGAGATCATGAATTAAGGATCTGTTTGTTtcacgaaaaatattttctagaaaagtattttccatattttcttccatttgagatacttagaaaaattaatcaacaaaaaatatttttttgtttaaaggaaaaattatgtcatatataaatttgctaatatattttatttttaaattaaaattaaacaataaaaaataaattattttgttgaaatatagttttcacataaaaaattttgtatataaaatattttctatgtaaaaaattttgcatataaaatattttctatggaACATATTTTAAGTACaagttatttttcaaaaataaacagAGCCTAAATTGGATTGCATGAAATTGCATCGGTAAGCTTGATAACATCTTTAGTATCTATTGGAAATTGGAATAGTTCATCTATGTGGATCAACCCAATTCCATTAAAGATATGTCCTTACTAAGGGACATTATCATTTGACTATATATGGAGGATTACATCTTTTCATTGTAACTTTTGGTActctatatatatgtatatgtgttaaAATCAAAGTTAAGATACACTTGTATGGATACACTTAAATTAATGTACGAGGGAAGTGAGAAAAAGTTTTAGTGTATGGTCTTTGAAAACTCTcttaaggaaagaacattcagtgaaagcaatttgaaattccaatttcaaatctccaagtagccttttcattatttaagaagccaagtctcaagttgccataaatgaagagctaaataaggaaagtattttgaaattcaaatcttcaagattcatattcaaattttgaatttcaaaatccagcttattaagtaagctaaatccaaagatcacatgcttgccacctcatgccttgcacattcaaaattcaaattgcaaaggaggctccaccttccttattagtgcatgggcggcaaggagagtgtaaaggcaagtcttggggcaccttgggcagcatcttgaagacacttgggcagcaagcaaagaccaaagaccccactccttgcacttgaacacatgccccacgtttttcccttctcacatgtgcatggatggcacatcttggaccaagggcattttgagcagcctcttgaagtcttttgggcagcctcttgacaccttgggcagcctcttcactaattaggaagcaagtatcatctagagaaacacttttcaagtataaaaagacacataaggagcctccccatgctctttGAAGTCCCCCTTGGatacacctacgggattcacatctcttcttctacctttcttcttttcttttatttttagttttttgtttcagccatgagaggctgaaatcttttattctagttgaagattaggtgatgctttagttgttatatggattgggagacttgatcaaacattgtttatcttttgttattcaatattcatacaatctcatgcttaattccattgttgctttgttgttttgatcaatatggccaattgattcttgattgcaaggtaataatatgttagtttgggtgatttaagtcagtaattgcttggattattcaaacataacaacacttagtgtaaaaaccaaggaaattgtatgatctagcaacatctcatgcgtttgagtagttaggattggatctctctctttcttcatacaattaacaattgtttgatacctaaggcccaaggacgttcattggcaatttgttaattagtaattaattagaggacgttccctaattggtttaatcataaggagagacatggtggtgagaagcgttttccatctccataactaatctattgaatcaatcaaaagaaactaagtgtcaataatcaatcccaacaactgaagttgatccaattcttcaactagagctttcttattatttatttctcttttattttattattcgcttattttaattgctttcaatagtttgttaatcaaatcaatctctaaccccacattttacttttactgcaatttatttttattccgctttcagtttatctcgttttcagttttatctcgtttcaagtttgttttgctttcagtttattttgctttcagtttatttcgctttcagtttattttgctttccgtttatttctctttcagtttatttcgctttcaatttgttttgctttccgtttatctcgtttcagtttatttctctttcaatttatttttgtttcagttaattctcttggtcttgataaggaaaataggtaagttctcaattccctgtggattcgatcctttcaccactatctacagttgtaaaattgttgataaccggaaaggttatttttgaccggcttcgacaaccgcgagttatagggtcaacatctcatatatcaagcttggttcaacacatctcatcattaaaacattaacataaagatcatgtacaaaagggattacaatctatcaatagggccaagcacaatactatcctcaatacattacattacatcacatgtccactactactctattacatagactatacCATCAACCTTGGCGACTTCCCGTactatctctgatcctgcaaaccaggaggttaggggaaaggggtgagctactaaagcctagtgagcagaacagtaaaaataatttaataaaatacatgcttttatgaaatgcgtcacagcacaaacaattcacatcacagatggacatgacccaaaactccctctactctgtgcccggccctcggtggagctcctcaggacttctattacataacatgatgtcaggacgcgtggcatgggcaacCCTAGACTTTCTTACATACcataccaggggcgtagtgtaggccacacctggtctttcccttactttgtgccaggggcgtggtgcaggccacacctggacttccatatcgtatcatagcatagcatatcgagggctagtgggtcttCCTCTGgt
Protein-coding sequences here:
- the LOC110605493 gene encoding 60S ribosomal protein L37a, whose translation is MTKRTKKAGIVGKYGTRYGASLRKQIKKMEVSQHSKFFCEFCGKYAVKRKAVGIWGCKDCGKVKAGGAYTLNTASAVTVRSTIRRLREQTES